One genomic region from Gadus morhua chromosome 9, gadMor3.0, whole genome shotgun sequence encodes:
- the fam107b gene encoding protein FAM107B isoform X1, which translates to MATMFRYPVFPHLQDRRDPGPPLSAGSSAMAEPDYLEGDCDELIRPKKLINPVKTSRNHQDLHRELFMNQKRGLAPQNKPELQKVLEKRKREQVLKAQKEEHEAHKKKSDLEIELMKRQQKLEQLDLDQQKNEEEQENTPEFVKMKSNLRRTKQETDGEERTT; encoded by the exons ATGGCGACTATGTTTAGATACCCCGTCTTTCCCCATCTGCAGG aTCGGCGTGACCCGGGTCCCCCTCTGTCCGCGGGGAGCAGTGCCATGGCGGAGCCAGACTACCTGGAGGGTGACTGTGACGAACTCATCAGACCCAAGAAGCTCATCAACCCCGTGAAGACGTCCCGCAACCACCAGGACCTCCACCGCGAGCTGTTCATGAACCAGAAGAG GGGCCTGGCGCCGCAGAACAAACCAGAGCTGCAGAAGGTtctggagaagaggaagagggagcagGTCCTCAAGGCCCAGAAGGAGGAACACGAGGCGCACAAGAAGAAGAGCGACCTGGAGATAGAGCTGATGAAGAGACAGCAGAAGCTagaacag CTGGATCTCGATCAGCAGAAGaacgaggaggagcaggagaacacCCCCGAGTTTGTGAAGATGAAAAGCAACCTGAGGAGAACCAAGCAGGAGACGGACGGAGAGGAACGGAccacctag
- the fam107b gene encoding protein FAM107B isoform X2, translating to MAEPDYLEGDCDELIRPKKLINPVKTSRNHQDLHRELFMNQKRGLAPQNKPELQKVLEKRKREQVLKAQKEEHEAHKKKSDLEIELMKRQQKLEQLDLDQQKNEEEQENTPEFVKMKSNLRRTKQETDGEERTT from the exons ATGGCGGAGCCAGACTACCTGGAGGGTGACTGTGACGAACTCATCAGACCCAAGAAGCTCATCAACCCCGTGAAGACGTCCCGCAACCACCAGGACCTCCACCGCGAGCTGTTCATGAACCAGAAGAG GGGCCTGGCGCCGCAGAACAAACCAGAGCTGCAGAAGGTtctggagaagaggaagagggagcagGTCCTCAAGGCCCAGAAGGAGGAACACGAGGCGCACAAGAAGAAGAGCGACCTGGAGATAGAGCTGATGAAGAGACAGCAGAAGCTagaacag CTGGATCTCGATCAGCAGAAGaacgaggaggagcaggagaacacCCCCGAGTTTGTGAAGATGAAAAGCAACCTGAGGAGAACCAAGCAGGAGACGGACGGAGAGGAACGGAccacctag
- the gcsha gene encoding glycine cleavage system protein H (aminomethyl carrier), a, with protein sequence MAARGVLRCLSSNFLSVLPSIAPSVQHNPRLLTSISSFQRALATSSRLSAALKFTDKHEWIRVEESGVGTVGISNFAQEALGDVVYCGLPEVGAKLAQQDEFGALESVKAASELYSPLTGEVVEINTLLADKPGLVNKSCYTDGWLMKMSIDNPAELEALMDEKAYERYIRSIED encoded by the exons ATGGCTGCGCGTGGGGTCCTTCGCTGCCTGTCTTCCAACTTTTTATCCGTCTTACCTTCGATTGCACCTTCGGTCCAACACAATCCACGACTCCTTACATCTATATCGTCTTTTCAACGTGCTCTCGCCACATCCAGTCGGCTCTCTGCAG CGCTGAAATTCACAGACAAGCACGAATGGATCAGAGTAGAAGAGAGTGGGGTAGGAACCGTTGGAATCAGTAACTTTGCCCAG GAAGCTCTCGGAGATGTGGTTTACTGTGGACTACCCGAAGTCGGCGCCAAGCTGGCTCAACAAG ATGAGTTTGGTGCCCTTGAGAGTGTGAAAGCTGCCAGTGAGCTGTACTCTCCTCTCACCGGAGAGGTTGTGGAGATAAACACTCTGCTGGCTGATAAGCCCGGACTGGTCAACAAGTCCTGCTACACAGATG GTTGGCTGATGAAGATGTCCATCGATAACCCCGCTGAGCTGGAGGCTCTCATGGACGAGAAGGCGTACGAGAGGTACATCCGCTCCATCGAGGATTGA
- the si:ch1073-390k14.1 gene encoding uncharacterized protein si:ch1073-390k14.1 — MNVKRTIAGAADNIASLSNTLQQLVLGGEDPGGFFGICVSSMGHSETLSVFPSLIQPLASVDPSQHSTLIAIYVEYFSKDEEDELEVALALSLLDVKPQQKPACRPEPRPPVWQGGYPAKVGGSIPGGATKSKTTTLPGLSYAQSAATGGRGRRPSENLPKTGSGVPSSTPPTHPSRGRAPLPTDTHSTTSQTTRHKHVPGLPAPPTFHQSDRRQDAVNDDARDPLDTEGTCPDQSQKPKRSKNRRQRGKGCGQRAVVGLPHSPSATPPVLLWLRRDLRLHDNPALIGSLQAGAPVVPVFIWSPEEEEGPGVTMATGGACRYWLHQALACLQGALQLLGSHLVLLKADPGSSLGALLGLVGETGARTVLATALYEPWLRERDQRVEAGLRRAGVAWRMVHSYCLRDPYSVSTQGVGLRGLGSVSHFISCCEQNPGPALGPSLDPPVSMPTPSQWPPGDPLDALGLARMPRRKDGTVIDWAANIRASWDFSEQGAHARLEAFLQDGVYRYEKESGRADSPNTSCLSPYLHWGQISPRWLLWDAKSARCRPQKFQRKLAWRDLAYWQLSLFPALPWESLRPAYKALRWSSDRGHLKAWQRGRTGYPLVDAAMRQLWLTGWVNNYMRHVVASFLIAYLHLPWQEGYLWFQDTLLDADVAIDAMMWQNGGMCGLDHWNFVMHPVDAALTCDPGGSYVRKWCPELAALPDDIIHKPWRCPASILRRAGVAFGHTYPEPIVTDLEARRGQSLQDVAQVRSTLSEYVDERSGCDLVPLPPRLVAEALGSAGGDQLRTGGEQFLLPVITRMEFKHRRGDPGEDAASNPYDAVLKGYVNRKRDETVAFLNQRDFSASVMNEGAQRRERLDSDMRILEGLPRAPPGRGRARPTPAAQGQTS; from the exons ATGAACGTTAAACGGACGATAGCCGGAGCGGCCGATAACATTGCCTCTTTAAGTAACACGTTACAACAACTGGTGTTAGGTGGAGAGGATCCAGGAGGGTTCTTCGGTATTTGTGTATCTTCCATGGGACACAGCGAAACCCTGTCGGTCTTTCCATCCCTCATTCAACCTTTGGCTTCCGTGGACCCCTCTCAACACTCCACGCTCATCGCCATTTATGTGGAATACTTCTCAAAA GATGAAGAAGATGAGCTAGAAGTTGCTCTGGCGCTCTCCCTACTTGACGTCAAGCCCCAGCAGAAGCCCGCCTGCAGACCGGAGCCTAGACCGCCCGTCTGGCAGGGAGGGTACCCAGCTAAggttgggggttcgattccggGGGGTGCCACCAAGTCTAAAACCACAACCCTCCCTGGACTCAGCTACGCACAATCAGCAGCTACAGGTGGGAGAGGACGCAGACCCAGCGAGAACCTACCGAAGACGGGCTCCGGGGTCCCGTCTAgtaccccacccacacacccctccagaggccgtgcccccctccccacggacacacactcgACCACGTCGCAGACAACTAGACACAAACACGTCCCCGGGCTGCctgcccctcccaccttccACCAGAGTGACCGGCGGCAGGACGCTGTTAACGACGACGCCCGCGACCCATTGGACACGGAGGGGACCTGCCCTGACCAATCGCAGAAGCCCAAGCGCTCGAAAAACCGGCGTCAGCGCGGAAAGGGGTGTGGCCAGCGTGCGGTGGTGGGGCTGCCTCACTCACCttcggccacgccccctgtgCTGTTGTGGCTCCGCCGGGACCTCAGGCTCCACGACAACCCCGCTCTGATTGGCTCGCTGCAGGCGGGCGCGCCGGTCGTCCCCGTCTTCATATGGAgccccgaggaggaggaggggccgggggtaaccatggcaaccggagGGGCAT GTCGGTACTGGCTCCACCAGGCCCTGGCGTGTCTCCAGGGGGCTCTGCAGCTTCTGGGCAGTCACCTGGTGCTCCTGAAGGCCGACCCGGGCTCCTCTCTGGGGGCCCTCCTGGGCCTGGTGGGGGAGACGGGCGCGCGCACGGTGCTGGCCACGGCGCTGTACGAGCCCTGGCTGAGGGAGCGGGACCAGCGCGTGGAGGCCGGGCTGCGGCGGGCCGGCGTGGCGTGGCGGATGGTGCACTCCTACTGCCTCCGGGACCCTTATTCCGTCAGCACCCAGGGGGTGGGGCTGAGAG GCCTCGGCTCGGTGTCCCACTTCATCAGCTGCTGTGAGCAGAACCCGGGCCCCGCGTTGGGCCCCAGCCTCGACCCGCCCGTTTCCATGCCGACCCCATCCCAGTGGCCCCCGGGGGACCCCCTCGATGCGCTCGGCCTGGCGCGCATGCCACGCAGGAAGGACGGCACCGTG ATTGACTGGGCGGCCAACATCCGCGCCTCGTGGGACTTCAGCGAGCAGGGGGCTCACGCACGTTTAGAGGCCTTTCTGCAAGATG GCGTGTACCGGTACGAGAAGGAGTCCGGACGGGCCGATTCCCCCAACACCAGTTGTCTGTCTCCCTACCTCCACTGGGGGCAGATCAGTCCACGCtggttattatgggatgccaAAAGTGCACGGTGCAGACCCCAAAAGTTCCAGCGCAAACTGGCCTGGAGGGACCTGGCGTACTGGCAGCTGTCCCTGTTCCCCGCCCTTCCCTGGGAGTCTCTGCGGCCGGCGTACAAG GCTCTCAGGTGGAGCAGTGACCGGGGCCACCTGAAGGCGTGGCAGCGGGGCCGGACAGGCTACCCCCTGGTGGACGCCGCCATGAGGCAGCTGTGGCTGACCGGCTGGGTCAACAACTACATGAGACACGTGGTCGCGTCCTTCCTCATAGCTTACCTGCATCTGCCCTGGCAAGAGGGGTACCTCTGGTTCCAG GACACTCTGTTGGACGCCGACGTGGCGATCGACGCCATGATGTGGCAGAACGGGGGCATGTGCGGCCTGGACCACTGGAACTTCGTGATGCACCCGGTCGATGCAGCCCTGACCTGTGACCCCGGTGGCAGTTACGTCAGGAAATGGTGTCCTGAGCTTGCAGCGCTGCCCGATGACATCATCCACAAACCCTGGAGATGCCCCGCCTCCATACTGCGGCGTGCAG GTGTCGCTTTTGGACATACCTACCCCGAGCCCATCGTCACAGACCTGGAGGCGCGGAGGGGCCAGTCCCTGCAGGACGTGGCGCAGGTACGGAGCACGTTGAGCGAGTACGTGGACGAGCGTAGCGGCTGTGACCTGGTCCCGCTGCCCCCCCGCCTGGTCGCCGAGGCCCTGGGCTCAGCGGGGGGCGACCAGCTCAGGACCGGCGGGGAGCAGTTCCTCCTGCCCGTCATCACCCGCATGGAGTTCAAGCACCGACGGGGCGACCCCGGCGAGGACGCCGCCTCCAACCCCTACGACGCCGTGCTGAAGGGCTACGTGAACCGCAAGCGCGACGAGACCGTGGCCTTCCTCAACCAGCGGGACTTCTCTGCCAGCGTGATGAACGAGGGGGCGCAGCGAAGGGAGAGGCTGGACAGCGACATGCGGATACTAGAGGGACTCCCCCGAGCTCCCCCCGGCCGGGGAAGAGCCAGGCCAACTCCCGCGGCCCAGGGCCAAACCTCGTAG